The following are encoded in a window of Streptomyces sp. Go-475 genomic DNA:
- a CDS encoding molybdenum cofactor biosysynthesis protein, with protein MTEVEVLQLLVSPSHRLAGRPSDGPSPGPVDERVARVEVRRGLGLVGDRYYARPAHRNAAVTMMASEGLPADADLRHTRRNVLLRGVDIDAYVGATIALDCGTGPVVFAVNRPARPCAWMDVTIGPGAHRALRGRGGVRCTPLSDGVLTVGPATFRVVAGGEPVS; from the coding sequence ATGACCGAGGTCGAGGTGCTGCAACTGCTGGTGTCGCCCTCGCACCGGCTGGCCGGACGGCCGTCGGACGGCCCCTCCCCCGGTCCGGTCGACGAACGCGTCGCCCGGGTGGAGGTACGCAGGGGCCTGGGGCTGGTCGGCGACCGCTACTACGCCCGGCCCGCCCACCGGAACGCGGCCGTCACCATGATGGCCTCGGAGGGGCTCCCGGCGGACGCAGACCTCCGGCACACCCGCCGGAACGTCCTGCTCAGGGGCGTCGACATCGACGCGTACGTCGGCGCGACGATCGCCCTCGACTGCGGCACCGGGCCGGTGGTGTTCGCCGTGAACCGCCCGGCCCGGCCCTGCGCCTGGATGGACGTCACCATCGGCCCCGGCGCGCACCGGGCCCTGCGCGGCCGGGGCGGTGTGCGGTGCACGCCCCTGAGCGACGGGGTGCTCACGGTCGGCCCGGCCACGTTCCGTGTCGTGGCCGGGGGCGAGCCCGTGTCCTGA
- a CDS encoding PP2C family protein-serine/threonine phosphatase: MFRTGTTDDGDELLTRLGALTAQARAQAEMQRSRLELAIALQRGMLPRDLPVARRLHLAVRYTPACQGLNVGGDWYDAFTLGDGRIGLSIGDVQGHNIEAAAFMGQVRAGLRALASVTSEPGEVLARTNELLLSLGSDLFATCTYMRLDPCAGVLESARAGHLPCVWATADGKSGVTEDEGGPPLGIQAGTPYPVTRHELTTGGVFVLLTDGVVEGPSMRLEEGLDQVVRLAGIAAVAGMDVDALAAAVIKGAERVGHDDDAAVLVVGLDGPEAQP; encoded by the coding sequence ATGTTCCGCACCGGCACGACGGACGACGGCGACGAGCTGCTGACCAGGCTCGGGGCCCTGACGGCTCAGGCACGGGCGCAGGCCGAGATGCAGCGGTCGCGCCTCGAGCTGGCCATCGCGCTGCAGCGCGGCATGCTCCCCCGGGACCTGCCCGTCGCCCGCAGGCTGCATCTCGCCGTGCGGTACACGCCCGCCTGCCAGGGCCTCAACGTGGGCGGCGACTGGTACGACGCCTTCACACTCGGCGACGGCCGGATCGGGCTGTCCATCGGTGACGTCCAGGGCCACAACATCGAGGCGGCCGCCTTCATGGGACAGGTGCGGGCCGGACTGCGGGCCCTGGCCTCCGTCACCAGCGAGCCGGGCGAGGTCCTGGCCCGGACCAACGAGCTGCTGCTGTCGCTGGGCTCCGACCTGTTCGCCACCTGCACCTACATGCGGCTCGACCCGTGCGCGGGCGTCCTGGAGAGCGCGCGGGCCGGGCATCTGCCCTGCGTCTGGGCCACGGCCGACGGGAAGTCCGGCGTCACCGAGGACGAGGGCGGCCCGCCCCTGGGGATCCAGGCCGGGACGCCGTACCCGGTCACCCGCCACGAGCTCACCACGGGTGGCGTGTTCGTGCTGCTCACGGACGGTGTCGTGGAGGGGCCGTCCATGCGGCTCGAGGAGGGCCTGGACCAGGTGGTCCGGCTCGCGGGCATCGCGGCGGTGGCGGGCATGGACGTGGACGCGCTCGCGGCCGCCGTCATCAAGGGCGCCGAGCGGGTCGGGCACGACGACGACGCCGCCGTCCTGGTGGTCGGCCTCGACGGCCCCGAAGCTCAGCCATAG
- a CDS encoding YceI family protein, whose translation MNLFNRVVPSRRQAPTVPPQRPGGAPASPTAVLPDPGLANLTGEWVVDPAHSRIGFSVRHAMVTTVRGCFLEYESRLYFDAHDPARSRADITLFTSSVDTGVEQRDAHLVGRDFLDAATYPRMRFTSTAVEQAGTDLYRMSGELTIKGISRPVVLDMTYIGHVTDPFGYDRVGFDGTTTINRSDWGLTYNSRLAEGGAMVSEKVRLQLDIAAIRTAPSSG comes from the coding sequence ATGAACCTGTTCAACCGCGTCGTGCCGTCCCGCCGGCAGGCGCCGACCGTCCCCCCACAGCGCCCCGGCGGCGCACCGGCTTCCCCCACCGCCGTGCTGCCGGACCCCGGCCTGGCGAATCTCACCGGTGAATGGGTCGTCGACCCCGCGCACAGCAGGATCGGCTTCTCCGTCCGGCACGCCATGGTGACCACCGTGCGCGGTTGTTTCCTGGAGTACGAAAGCCGGCTCTACTTCGACGCGCACGACCCGGCCCGGTCGCGGGCCGACATCACCCTGTTCACCTCCAGTGTCGACACCGGAGTGGAACAGCGTGACGCCCATCTGGTGGGCCGCGACTTCCTCGACGCGGCCACCTATCCGCGGATGCGCTTCACCAGTACCGCGGTGGAACAAGCGGGCACCGACCTGTACCGCATGTCGGGGGAGCTCACCATCAAAGGAATATCCCGCCCCGTCGTACTGGACATGACCTATATCGGGCACGTCACCGATCCCTTCGGTTATGACCGGGTCGGTTTCGACGGCACCACCACCATCAACCGCTCCGACTGGGGCCTGACCTACAACAGCAGGCTGGCCGAGGGAGGCGCGATGGTGAGCGAGAAGGTGCGCCTGCAGCTCGACATCGCCGCCATCCGCACGGCACCGTCCTCCGGCTGA
- a CDS encoding transferase: MGTPHDTQPRTDCAIDTDGRITFRLPPVPASRPQLLLRLRPKKGSPETVRHLLDLAPDHTGTHLHAVLEPDPALAEGRWDVYLLPEPGAERRRLRPGLRDLRALVDGHLRDRPAPVAVRIPYVTKDGFLALRAWLRTAHAEARAIDVTDRAMTVTARLHGAGLHEDATVRLRLRGTDTVRCLSPRIDDDAKGFSFTAGPEDLTADDGGADRIWDAFVRPTADAAPIRIGRLLDDVADRKHVYVYPAVTRDGSSLRPYYTVDNDLAIEEKKPHSPICPK, from the coding sequence ATGGGCACCCCGCACGACACCCAGCCGCGCACCGACTGCGCGATCGACACGGACGGCAGGATCACCTTCCGCCTCCCGCCGGTCCCGGCCTCCCGCCCCCAGCTGCTGCTGCGGCTGCGCCCCAAGAAGGGCAGCCCCGAGACGGTCCGCCACCTCCTCGACCTGGCACCGGACCACACCGGAACCCACCTGCACGCCGTACTGGAACCGGACCCGGCCCTGGCCGAGGGCCGCTGGGACGTCTACCTCCTGCCGGAACCGGGAGCCGAACGCCGACGGCTGCGCCCCGGCCTGCGGGACCTGCGCGCCCTCGTCGACGGGCACCTGCGCGACCGGCCCGCGCCGGTCGCCGTCCGCATCCCGTACGTCACCAAGGACGGCTTCCTCGCCCTGCGGGCCTGGCTGCGCACCGCCCACGCCGAGGCCCGCGCCATCGACGTCACGGACCGGGCGATGACGGTCACCGCCCGCCTGCACGGTGCCGGCCTCCACGAGGACGCCACCGTGCGCCTGCGCCTGCGCGGCACCGACACCGTACGGTGCCTCAGCCCGCGGATCGACGACGACGCCAAGGGCTTCTCCTTCACCGCCGGCCCCGAGGACCTGACGGCCGACGACGGAGGCGCGGACCGGATCTGGGACGCCTTCGTCCGGCCCACCGCCGACGCGGCGCCGATCAGGATCGGCCGCCTGCTCGACGACGTGGCGGACCGCAAGCACGTGTACGTCTACCCGGCGGTCACCCGCGACGGATCGTCCCTGCGCCCCTACTACACCGTCGACAACGACCTCGCGATCGAAGAGAAGAAGCCCCATTCCCCGATATGCCCGAAATGA
- a CDS encoding MASE1 domain-containing protein, whose protein sequence is MAAVVGTQDLRTPVVIALQTLAVAACYYVSGQLGLMRELVVEGAVVTPVWPPTGVSVAFLLIFGLRCWPGIALGAFLVILSLTSLRPSAFGVLAGNTAAPIVGYLLLRRAGFRTDLARLRDGLALVFLGAFTAMLISATVGAGLLIATGRLDWPSFWAVWLAWWVGDAMGVLIVTPVLLLLYRLRRPLRLSRWKEASGLALIACCVVPPATHSPVSLLFLVYPLLIWAALRFQLAGSMLCALFASIMATVAATDRSGPFERLTRVEVMIKLQAFNGAMALTALILSAVITEQLNTRRSVERACQELVEVLEHLTAGEAADGRASLEEGRIGRRQDE, encoded by the coding sequence ATGGCTGCTGTGGTGGGCACCCAGGATCTGCGTACGCCGGTCGTCATCGCTCTGCAGACGCTGGCCGTCGCCGCCTGCTATTACGTGTCGGGGCAGCTCGGCCTGATGCGGGAACTGGTCGTCGAGGGCGCGGTCGTCACGCCCGTCTGGCCTCCCACCGGCGTCTCGGTCGCCTTCCTGCTGATCTTCGGGCTGCGCTGCTGGCCGGGGATCGCCCTGGGCGCCTTTCTCGTCATCCTGTCCCTCACCTCCCTGCGGCCCTCGGCGTTCGGCGTCCTGGCAGGCAACACGGCCGCGCCGATCGTCGGGTACCTGCTGCTGCGCCGGGCCGGTTTCCGCACCGACCTGGCGCGGCTGCGGGACGGTCTGGCCCTGGTGTTCCTGGGCGCGTTCACCGCGATGCTGATCAGTGCGACCGTGGGCGCCGGTCTGCTGATCGCCACGGGCCGGCTCGACTGGCCGAGCTTCTGGGCGGTGTGGCTGGCCTGGTGGGTGGGTGACGCGATGGGCGTCCTGATCGTCACGCCGGTGCTGCTCCTGCTGTACCGCCTGCGCCGGCCGCTGCGGCTGTCGCGCTGGAAGGAGGCGTCGGGCCTGGCGCTGATCGCGTGCTGTGTCGTTCCGCCGGCCACGCACAGCCCGGTCAGTCTGCTCTTCCTCGTCTATCCCCTGCTGATCTGGGCGGCGCTGCGTTTCCAGCTGGCGGGCAGCATGCTGTGCGCCCTGTTCGCCTCGATCATGGCGACGGTGGCGGCGACCGACCGGTCCGGGCCGTTCGAACGGCTGACCAGGGTCGAGGTGATGATCAAACTGCAGGCCTTCAACGGGGCGATGGCCCTGACCGCGCTGATCCTGTCGGCCGTGATCACCGAGCAGCTCAACACCCGGCGTTCCGTGGAACGGGCGTGCCAGGAGCTGGTCGAGGTGCTGGAGCACCTGACGGCGGGCGAGGCGGCGGACGGCCGGGCCTCGCTGGAGGAGGGGAGGATCGGGCGGCGACAGGACGAGTGA
- a CDS encoding helix-turn-helix transcriptional regulator, producing MSELFDAVDALVASRSPLPPPAERKRLRQAHGLTLDEVATALRVRRATLSGWEAGKTEPRPPERDAYARLLDQLARLYPVDADADTAAPATDTPPTPPGPPAAPPDREQAAVPGARPSGSSPARRRRDAGRTAQPSPPQPGTDRFANGPLLVLDADAERRVTGHGVGGLMLDVPAKSLPALVEWTLTEARLGAPRLHGSGKDADPLLVLTESALERYGLPARLSEPERLAGRLPDGHKVVKQLHKANWQLTQRGFGPWARIYRPAEGRLRQCVQLCVPSWNALDPRTWGGAAQLEPAELARVLGTYAVRVLTPRGSAAVTGLELMTAVNPPTRAGEPDESGRRHKEHRPGSLGERPVECAPCEAPDGHPLLAHLPRFHQRGPEEMLLEEAYDWARQLTDAECMQRYLVGIDVNLAFGAAANGAVVGLAAPPVHVTRPAFDAALPGAWLVDLSHVDLSRVLVGKRWQRVRGELLPSPFTPTGEHPAGPAWYATPTVAYAVELGYEVAPVEAWVREEKGRFLDGWYKRLRDAYVETMTDLGVGEKLPPAEFLEAMDGYRRRDPEMAMVLDAVKSTVKGGIGKLRERARGGGWKPGQPWPALSRPTWRPDIRAAVISRARVNMHRKMLNLAAATGRYPVAVLSDCAVYAADGPSPLDVLPYGADGRTVPGSFRIGVSPGMVKHEGTQTTLWAEEVREKYGQDLNLARYIKTGEVAAGDDGE from the coding sequence ATGTCCGAGCTGTTCGACGCGGTCGACGCGCTGGTCGCTTCCCGTTCCCCCCTGCCGCCGCCGGCGGAGCGCAAGCGCCTGCGGCAGGCACACGGGCTGACGCTCGACGAGGTGGCCACGGCCCTGCGGGTGCGGCGCGCGACGCTCAGCGGCTGGGAAGCCGGCAAGACCGAACCGCGCCCGCCGGAACGCGACGCGTACGCCCGCCTGCTGGACCAACTGGCCCGGCTCTACCCCGTCGACGCCGACGCCGACACGGCCGCTCCCGCAACGGACACGCCCCCCACGCCCCCCGGCCCCCCGGCCGCGCCACCGGACCGCGAGCAGGCGGCGGTTCCCGGGGCGCGCCCGTCCGGCTCGTCCCCGGCGAGGCGACGCCGAGACGCCGGGCGGACGGCGCAGCCGAGCCCCCCGCAGCCCGGCACCGACCGGTTCGCGAACGGCCCGCTGCTGGTCCTCGACGCGGACGCCGAACGACGGGTGACCGGTCACGGCGTCGGCGGCCTGATGCTGGACGTCCCCGCCAAGTCGCTGCCCGCGCTGGTGGAATGGACACTGACCGAAGCGCGCCTGGGAGCCCCGCGGCTGCACGGCAGCGGCAAGGACGCCGACCCGCTGCTCGTGCTCACCGAGTCCGCGCTGGAGCGCTACGGCCTCCCGGCGCGCCTGTCGGAGCCGGAGCGGCTGGCCGGGCGGCTCCCGGACGGCCACAAGGTCGTCAAGCAGCTCCACAAGGCGAACTGGCAGCTGACCCAGCGCGGCTTCGGCCCCTGGGCGCGCATCTACCGTCCCGCGGAGGGCCGCCTGCGCCAGTGCGTGCAGTTGTGCGTCCCCTCCTGGAACGCACTCGACCCCCGCACCTGGGGCGGGGCCGCACAGCTCGAACCGGCGGAACTGGCCCGGGTACTGGGCACCTACGCGGTGCGGGTGCTGACCCCGCGGGGCTCGGCGGCCGTCACGGGCCTGGAGCTGATGACGGCGGTGAACCCGCCGACGCGCGCGGGCGAGCCGGACGAGTCCGGCCGGCGGCACAAGGAGCACCGGCCCGGTTCGCTGGGGGAGCGGCCCGTCGAGTGCGCCCCCTGCGAAGCCCCCGACGGCCATCCGCTGCTCGCGCACCTGCCCCGCTTCCACCAGCGCGGCCCCGAGGAGATGCTGCTGGAGGAGGCCTATGACTGGGCGCGGCAGCTGACCGACGCCGAGTGCATGCAGCGCTACCTGGTCGGCATCGACGTCAACCTGGCGTTCGGGGCCGCCGCCAACGGCGCGGTGGTCGGCCTGGCCGCCCCGCCCGTGCACGTCACCCGCCCCGCCTTCGACGCGGCGCTGCCGGGGGCCTGGCTCGTCGACCTCTCCCACGTCGACCTCTCGCGGGTGCTGGTGGGCAAGCGGTGGCAGCGGGTGCGGGGCGAGTTGCTGCCCAGCCCGTTCACCCCGACGGGCGAGCACCCCGCGGGCCCGGCCTGGTACGCGACACCGACGGTGGCCTACGCGGTGGAGCTGGGTTACGAGGTCGCGCCCGTCGAGGCCTGGGTCCGCGAGGAGAAGGGCAGGTTCCTCGACGGCTGGTACAAGCGGCTGCGCGACGCCTACGTCGAGACGATGACCGACCTGGGCGTGGGCGAGAAACTGCCGCCCGCGGAGTTCCTGGAGGCGATGGACGGCTACCGGCGGCGCGACCCGGAGATGGCGATGGTCCTGGACGCGGTCAAGTCGACCGTGAAGGGCGGTATCGGCAAGCTCCGCGAGCGGGCGCGCGGCGGCGGCTGGAAGCCGGGGCAGCCCTGGCCCGCCCTGTCCCGGCCGACATGGCGCCCCGACATCCGCGCCGCCGTCATCTCCCGGGCCCGCGTCAACATGCACCGCAAGATGCTCAACCTGGCCGCGGCGACCGGCCGGTACCCGGTGGCGGTACTCTCCGACTGCGCCGTCTACGCCGCTGACGGCCCGTCCCCGCTGGACGTGCTGCCCTACGGCGCCGACGGCAGGACGGTCCCCGGCTCCTTCCGGATCGGGGTGTCGCCCGGCATGGTCAAGCACGAGGGCACCCAGACCACGCTGTGGGCGGAGGAAGTGCGCGAGAAGTACGGCCAGGACCTCAACCTCGCGCGCTACATCAAGACGGGCGAGGTCGCCGCCGGGGACGACGGAGAGTAG
- a CDS encoding glycosyltransferase family 4 protein codes for MKISFLIHNAYGIGGTITTTFNLAGALAERHDVEIVSALRHREHPNLTPDPRVRLRALVDLRKEADHPLHARPAKVFPPAEYRHHQYSELTDERIGAHLEALDADVVIGTRPGLNVHIARQAPRHVLRVGQEHLTLDNHSPRLRTALRRAYRDLDVVTTVTEADAAAYRRKMWLPGVHVEALPNSVPDPALPPADGNAKIVVAAGRLVPVKRYDLLIEAFAQVAAAFPDWQLRIYGKGEEEPRLRRLIEQLGLWNNVFLMGAATPMEAEWAKASIGAAASDFEPFGMTIVEAMRCGLPVVSTDCPYGPGEIIQDGTDGRLVPVGDRDAFASALLELVGDDERRRRMGRAALENARRYAPGPVVAQAERILEETATARTTGRHPGTAREPRAGSPLTGRGHAARDAAHTVATGVLRRIRIREGRR; via the coding sequence ATGAAGATCTCTTTCCTGATTCACAACGCCTACGGGATCGGAGGCACGATCACCACCACGTTCAACCTGGCCGGAGCCCTCGCCGAACGGCACGACGTGGAGATCGTCTCCGCGCTGCGCCACCGCGAACACCCCAACCTCACCCCGGACCCCCGGGTGCGGCTGCGGGCCCTGGTGGACCTCCGCAAGGAGGCCGACCATCCGCTCCACGCCAGACCGGCGAAGGTCTTCCCGCCCGCCGAGTACCGCCACCACCAGTACAGCGAGCTGACCGACGAGCGGATCGGCGCGCACCTGGAGGCGCTCGACGCCGACGTCGTCATCGGCACCCGCCCGGGCCTCAACGTGCACATCGCCCGACAGGCCCCGCGTCACGTCCTGCGCGTCGGCCAGGAGCACCTCACACTCGACAACCACTCGCCGCGGCTGCGCACCGCACTGCGCCGCGCCTACCGCGACCTCGACGTCGTCACCACCGTCACGGAGGCGGACGCCGCCGCCTACCGGCGCAAGATGTGGCTGCCCGGCGTCCACGTCGAGGCCCTCCCGAACAGCGTCCCCGACCCCGCCCTGCCGCCCGCGGACGGCAACGCCAAGATCGTCGTCGCCGCCGGCCGGCTGGTCCCCGTCAAGCGCTACGACCTGCTCATCGAGGCGTTCGCCCAGGTCGCCGCCGCGTTCCCGGACTGGCAGCTGCGCATCTACGGCAAGGGCGAGGAGGAGCCCAGGCTGCGGCGGCTCATCGAACAGCTCGGCCTGTGGAACAACGTGTTCCTCATGGGGGCCGCCACCCCCATGGAGGCGGAGTGGGCCAAGGCCTCGATCGGCGCGGCCGCCTCCGACTTCGAGCCGTTCGGCATGACGATCGTCGAGGCGATGCGCTGCGGACTGCCCGTCGTCAGCACCGACTGCCCCTACGGCCCCGGCGAGATCATCCAGGACGGCACCGACGGCCGGCTGGTGCCGGTCGGCGACCGCGACGCCTTCGCCTCGGCCCTGCTGGAACTCGTCGGCGACGACGAACGACGCCGCCGCATGGGCCGCGCCGCCCTGGAGAACGCCCGCCGCTACGCCCCCGGCCCCGTCGTCGCACAGGCCGAACGCATCCTCGAGGAGACCGCGACGGCCAGGACCACGGGCCGGCACCCCGGCACCGCGCGGGAGCCCCGGGCCGGCAGCCCGCTCACCGGCCGGGGCCACGCCGCCCGCGACGCGGCCCACACCGTGGCGACCGGCGTGCTGCGCCGCATCCGCATCCGCGAGGGCCGGCGATGA
- a CDS encoding XRE family transcriptional regulator: MDRVGDGLDAALRKAFTRPVPRSAGARMRFLVRQLRGTGPVAELLGITRRTVERYVRDQIRHPRPELAERLEREVVKRWQPRVRAQARRAAATTAGIVIDTRARFGYTAAPGTTDDARLRHLTVALPPEYAARLFDTQEAGGTEQQLRDIAAEGLQEIYFKDHGRRAQGLLVEFTDVEHLEFDL; this comes from the coding sequence GTGGACAGGGTCGGCGACGGTCTGGACGCCGCGCTGCGCAAGGCGTTCACACGCCCCGTCCCGCGCAGCGCGGGTGCACGGATGCGGTTCCTGGTGCGGCAGTTGCGGGGCACCGGGCCGGTGGCGGAGCTGCTCGGCATCACCCGGCGCACGGTCGAGCGGTACGTCCGCGACCAGATCAGACACCCTCGCCCCGAGCTGGCGGAGCGCCTGGAGCGAGAGGTCGTCAAGCGGTGGCAGCCCAGGGTCAGGGCCCAGGCCAGACGGGCCGCCGCCACCACGGCCGGCATCGTCATCGACACCCGGGCCCGCTTCGGCTACACCGCCGCCCCCGGCACCACCGACGACGCCCGCCTGCGCCACCTCACCGTGGCCCTGCCCCCCGAGTACGCCGCCCGCCTGTTCGACACGCAGGAAGCAGGCGGCACGGAACAGCAACTGCGGGACATCGCGGCGGAAGGCCTCCAGGAGATCTACTTCAAGGACCACGGCCGCCGCGCCCAGGGCCTGCTGGTGGAGTTCACGGACGTGGAGCACCTCGAGTTCGACCTGTGA
- a CDS encoding DUF998 domain-containing protein produces the protein MRSVPVWALVSSGCAPVVLIMGWLVAASLQGPAYDPAAQTISVLAAPGGSGYWVMTAAFIALGVCHLLTAWGLRPAATAGRVALAAGGVSALTVALVPAPSSGGSLGHGSVAAVGFVLLAAWPVLAARTSGTVPWALRPLPSLGATAVMALGAAWFLVELHQRGAAGAAERAVTTIQSVWPFLVVLSCFQRPARDRHPV, from the coding sequence ATGCGATCTGTTCCTGTCTGGGCGCTGGTGTCGTCGGGGTGTGCGCCCGTCGTCCTGATCATGGGCTGGCTGGTGGCCGCGTCCCTGCAGGGCCCGGCCTACGACCCGGCCGCCCAGACGATCAGCGTCCTGGCGGCCCCGGGAGGCTCGGGCTACTGGGTGATGACAGCCGCGTTCATCGCCCTGGGCGTCTGCCACCTGCTCACCGCCTGGGGACTGCGGCCGGCCGCGACCGCCGGACGGGTGGCTCTCGCGGCCGGCGGCGTGTCGGCCCTGACGGTGGCCCTGGTCCCGGCACCGAGCAGCGGAGGCTCCCTCGGTCACGGCTCGGTGGCCGCCGTCGGTTTCGTCCTCCTGGCGGCCTGGCCCGTCCTGGCCGCCAGGACCAGCGGCACCGTGCCCTGGGCCCTGCGGCCCCTGCCCTCCCTCGGGGCGACCGCCGTGATGGCCCTGGGCGCGGCATGGTTCCTGGTCGAACTGCACCAACGGGGTGCCGCGGGCGCCGCCGAGCGCGCCGTGACGACGATCCAGTCGGTCTGGCCGTTCCTGGTCGTCCTCTCCTGCTTCCAACGACCGGCCCGCGACCGGCATCCGGTGTGA
- a CDS encoding metalloregulator ArsR/SmtB family transcription factor, with protein sequence MMTSVDTDLIRVLADPLRLRIVTLLAKETLCTTHLVEETGARQTNLSNHLRVLREAGVVETEPCGRYTYYRLRPDVIAQLAEQLGDLAESARAAADDKRACP encoded by the coding sequence ATGATGACGTCAGTCGACACTGACCTGATCCGGGTGCTGGCCGACCCGCTCAGGCTCCGGATCGTGACCCTGCTCGCCAAAGAGACGCTGTGCACCACCCACCTGGTGGAGGAGACCGGCGCCCGGCAGACCAACCTCTCCAACCACCTGAGAGTGCTGCGCGAGGCGGGCGTGGTCGAGACCGAGCCGTGCGGTCGGTACACGTACTACAGGCTGCGCCCGGACGTCATCGCCCAACTCGCCGAACAACTCGGTGACCTGGCCGAGTCCGCCCGGGCCGCCGCCGACGACAAGAGGGCCTGCCCGTGA
- a CDS encoding inorganic phosphate transporter — translation MELTLVVLIIIVGLTFDFTNGFHDAANAIATSISTRALTPRVALAMAAVMNFCGAFLGTEVAQTVGSGIIGAPEELSGLLLVVCALVGAIAWNVFTWWRGLPTSSSHALIGGLVGAALAASATVHWSGIVDKVVLPMLLSPLVGVALGYTLHATILWVFRRAMPRPTMRRFRMAQTVSAAAMGLGHGLQDAQKTMGVIVLALVTAGWQDDFSVPVWVIVAVAAAMAAGTYSGGRRIITTLGRRIVHLDPPRGFAAETAAAAVLYTTAFLVKAPISTTQTITAAILGAGATQRASAVRWQVARSIVTAWILTFPGAGIPAAAMYLFLHAVTGL, via the coding sequence ATGGAGCTCACTCTGGTGGTGCTCATCATCATCGTGGGGCTGACGTTCGACTTCACCAACGGCTTCCACGACGCCGCGAACGCGATCGCCACCTCGATCTCGACCCGGGCGCTGACGCCGCGGGTGGCACTGGCCATGGCCGCGGTGATGAACTTCTGCGGCGCCTTCCTGGGGACCGAGGTCGCCCAGACCGTCGGCAGCGGCATCATCGGCGCGCCCGAGGAGCTGTCGGGTCTGCTGCTGGTCGTCTGTGCGCTCGTCGGCGCCATCGCGTGGAACGTCTTCACCTGGTGGCGGGGGCTGCCGACATCGTCCTCGCACGCCCTGATCGGCGGGCTGGTCGGTGCCGCGCTCGCAGCCTCCGCGACCGTGCACTGGTCGGGCATCGTGGACAAGGTCGTGCTGCCGATGCTGTTGTCGCCGCTGGTCGGCGTGGCTCTCGGGTACACGCTGCACGCGACGATCCTGTGGGTGTTCCGGCGTGCCATGCCCCGGCCCACGATGCGCCGGTTCCGCATGGCGCAGACCGTCTCCGCCGCCGCCATGGGGCTGGGCCACGGACTGCAGGACGCGCAGAAGACCATGGGCGTGATCGTGCTCGCCCTGGTCACGGCGGGGTGGCAGGACGACTTCTCCGTCCCGGTGTGGGTGATCGTCGCGGTGGCGGCCGCGATGGCCGCCGGTACGTACAGCGGAGGGCGCCGGATCATCACCACCCTCGGGCGGCGCATCGTGCATCTCGATCCGCCGCGCGGGTTCGCCGCCGAGACCGCCGCCGCGGCCGTTCTGTACACCACCGCGTTCCTGGTGAAGGCGCCGATCTCCACCACGCAGACGATCACCGCGGCGATCCTGGGCGCCGGTGCCACGCAGCGCGCCTCGGCCGTACGCTGGCAGGTGGCCCGTTCCATCGTCACCGCCTGGATCCTCACGTTCCCCGGCGCCGGGATCCCCGCCGCGGCGATGTACCTGTTCCTGCACGCCGTCACCGGCCTGTGA
- a CDS encoding arsenate reductase ArsC: MSSSSPLTSVLFVCVHNAGRSQMAAGFLDHLAGDRVEVRSAGSVPGDRVNPSAVEAMREVGIDISAAEPKILTTESVQASDYVITMGCGDACPVFPGKKYLDWALEDPAGKGVEAVRPIRDEIRTRVEALIAEIDAQRSV, translated from the coding sequence ATGTCCTCCTCCAGCCCGCTCACCTCCGTGCTGTTCGTGTGCGTCCACAACGCCGGACGGTCCCAGATGGCCGCCGGATTCCTCGACCACCTCGCGGGCGACCGGGTCGAGGTCCGCTCCGCCGGTTCGGTCCCGGGCGACCGGGTCAACCCCTCCGCCGTGGAGGCCATGCGGGAAGTCGGCATCGACATCTCCGCGGCCGAGCCGAAGATCCTGACCACGGAGTCCGTCCAGGCGTCCGACTACGTCATCACGATGGGCTGCGGCGACGCCTGCCCGGTCTTCCCCGGCAAGAAGTACCTCGACTGGGCCCTGGAGGACCCGGCGGGCAAGGGCGTCGAGGCCGTCCGCCCGATCCGCGACGAGATCAGGACCCGCGTCGAGGCGCTGATCGCCGAGATCGACGCCCAGCGGAGCGTGTGA